A window of Oncorhynchus tshawytscha isolate Ot180627B linkage group LG10, Otsh_v2.0, whole genome shotgun sequence contains these coding sequences:
- the LOC112260506 gene encoding transmembrane protein 70, mitochondrial, with protein MFQHYFARGLRTAISQTFSIQFVALRNGRPATHACRRLPMKTEGYLYHAAKRSFLNDAAKKVQPASVLRMVCCFSTSSTNHSEGTLIYSGNLGNSVRGVKMFSYTSSGASLCMMPYILLKTGISVQSLVLKGAFCGVIGFFTFLTPILLHIITKGYVVRLYHNHDTDTYTAVTYNVLLMEKKTVFRQSEVKIPGVSKMFTTFYADKKSMLVNPMLFPLPHDYNHLMGYDQPFSFDTEDLNGKPNKS; from the exons ATGTTTCAGCATTACTTTGCACGTGGATTACGTACTGCTATTTCTCAAACGTTTAGTATACAATTTGTTGCCCTCCGAAATGGGAGGCCTGCTACTCACGCGTGTAGAAGGCTGCCAATGAAGACCGAAGGGTATTTGTATCACGCTGCCAAAAGGTCGTTTCTCAATGATGCGGCTAAAAAG GTACAGCCAGCCTCTGTACTACGGATGGTCTGCTGCTTCTCTACATCTTCCACAAATCACTCTGAGGGGACGCTCATCTATTCAGGGAACCTCGGCAATTCTGTCCGAG GTGTGAAGATGTTCTCTTACACCAGTAGCGGGGCCAGCCTGTGTATGATGCCCTACATTCTTTTGAAGACTGGCATCAGCGTTCAGAGTCTTGTCCTGAAGGGGGCCTTCTGTGGTGTCATTGGTTTTTTCACATTCCTGACTCCCATCCTCCTCCACATCATCACCAAAGGCTATGTGGTTCGCCTGTACCACAACCATGACACTGACACGTACACAGCTGTCACCTACAACGTCCTTCTGATGGAGAAAAAGACTGTGTTCCGTCAGAGTGAGGTCAAGATACCGGGTGTCAGCAAAATGTTCACCACGTTCTATGCCGACAAGAAGTCGATGCTTGTGAATCCGATGCTGTTCCCACTTCCTCATGACTATAACCACCTCATGGGTTACGACCAGCCCTTTTCATTTGATACGGAAGACTTGAATGGTAAACCTAATAAGAGTTAA